CGACGACGAGGGCGTGGGCCCCCGAGGCGAAGCCCGCGACGACGCGGTCCCGCGCCGCCTGGTCGAGATCGCCCGCGAACGAGACCGCGGCGATCCCGCTTTCGCGCAGTCGCCTCGCGACGTCGTGCGCGCCTTCTCGGGTGCGGGCGAAGACGAGCGCCCGCTCCGGCCGCTCGGCCGCGAGGAGGGCGAGGAGGGCCTGATGTTTGTGGACGGAGGAGACGTCGATGCGGTGGTGCGTCGCGCTTTCGGGCGTCGCGGCGCCGACCCCGACCTCGCGCGGGTGCGACATGTACTTGCGCGCAAGGTCGGTCACCTTCTTCGGCATCGTGGCGGTGAAGAGCGCGGTCTGCCGCTCGCCGGGAATGAAACGGAGGATACGCTCGACGTCCGGCAGGAAGCCGAGGTCGAGCATCCGATCGGCTTCGTCGAGAACGAGGAAACGGACGCTCTCGAGGAGCCTCGGCCGCTTTTCGAGAAGATCGAGGAGGCGACCCGTCGTGGCGACAGCGCACGTCGTTGCGGGATCCGTGAGCGCCGCGAGCTGGTCTTCGTGCGGCACGCCGCCGTAGGCGGCGACGGCGCGAAACGGCGAACCGCGCCCGAGCGCGTTGAGGTCGCGAGCGATCTGCACGACGAGCTCCCTTGTGGGCGCGAGGACGAGGGCCTTGAGACCGCCATCCGCAACCGCGTCGGTCAGGAAAAGGCCGAAGGCCCCCGTCTTCCCGGACCCCGTTTCGGCGCGCCCGATGACGTCGCGGCCGGCGGCGAGCTGGGGGAGGACGGCCGCCTGGATCGGCGTGGGCTCGCGCCAACCGAGCGCGTGGGCGGCCTCGCGGGCCCGTTCCGTGATCGGCAGGTCGTCGAAGTCGCTCACGGGGAGGCCGACGGCGCATCCGCTCATGAAGCTTCGGTTGCCGACGCCTTCATGCGTCGCGGGGGCGCAAGCGGTGACCATGCTCGCGCGCGAGATCATGTCCCACCCCGTGCTCACGGCCCCCGAGGACGCGACGCTCAGGGACGTCGCGAACCTCATGCGCGACCGCCGCATCGGGGGGGTTCCCATCGTAGGCCGCGACGAGCGCATCGTCGGGATCATCACGGTGAGCGATTTCGCCGCGAAGCAGCACGGAATCCCGTTTTCGCTCGTCCACGCGCCGAAAGTGCTCGGCGAATGGCTCGGACGCGAAGGCCTCGAGGCCATCTACGAGCGCGCCGGCTCGAAGCTCGCGCGCGACATCATGACGACGCCCGTCGTCTGCGGGAACGAAGGGGACACGCTCGAGAGGATCGTGGAGCTCATGCTCGAACATGACGTGACGAGGATCCCCGTCGTGCGCGACGAGGTGCCTGTCGGCATCGTCGCCCGTCACGATCTCCTTTCGCTCCTCTCCTTGCGCCTCGCGGGAAGGACCGAGCCGACCGCGAGACCCTGAGTCCGAAGGGCGTATTCGGATCCAGGGAAGGATCCGTGATAGGTCAGCCATAAGACCTTATGATGAAGTCGTAAAAGCTGGACGTAGATGAATTCCATGAGACTGTTGCACCGGCTCCTGCTCGCGGGAGTCGTCATGGGCATGCTCGTGCCCGCGGTTGCCGCCCAGGTGAGCGACAACCGCGATTTCGAGCGCGAGCGGGACCGTATTATGCGGGACCTCGAGGACGACTTCTTCGAGGGGAGCGACGAGCGGGACCTGGAACGACTTTTCGACAATGACGACGTCCTGAGGGAGCTTTCGAGCTTCCCCGGCGATTTCGACGAGGAACGCGTGCTGCGCCGCAGCTACGATCAATCGGTCGATCTCGACCGCAACACGGTCCTCACGGCGCTTGCGCTCGGGGACCGCATCGACCTCGACGAGATCCTTGACATCGACATCGTGACCGACAGGGATGCGACGCTTCGCCGCACCATCGATCTCGACCGCGACGACGCGCTTCTTGCGCGCGCGCTCGACGTCGACCTCGATCGCGACCTCTTCGAGGACGGCACGGACATCGACATCGACTTCCGCGACCGTCGCGATCTCGGCCGGTCGATCGACCTCGACTTCGACGACGTCATCCTCGCAAGGGCCCTCGACAGCTCCATCGACCTCGAGGACATCGCCGACATCGATTTCGATGAAGACCGGGACCGGACGCTTCGCGCACGAAGCGGCTTCGACCGCGACGACCTCTTCTCGATCCTTCTCCTCACGGAGTGATCGAGCACCCGGGCGGCTGCGGCCGCCCGCGAATTGCTTTCGTCATGGATTATTGCGGCGTACCCGTGGGATGAACGCCCGCGGCCTCCGCGACCTCGAGGCCGATGGCGGCCCAGTCGAGTTGCCCTCGGCCGTGCGCCACTGCGTCTTCGAAGCGATGACGGAGGAGGTTCGCAAGCGGCATCGGCGCGGCGGCGGCTTCGGCCGATTCGAGGACGAGCTTCACATCCTTGAGCCCGAGGCGCGTCGCGAATCCCCCTTCGCCGTAAGCGTGGTCGGCGATCATCCGGCCGTAGGCGCTGAGCACGGGCGAGGCGAAGATCGTCCGTCCCAGAAGGTCGGCCGCCTCTTCGCGCGGCACGCCTTCCTTCTCCGCGAGCGTGAACGCCTCGGCCATGGCCTCGAGGCTCGTCGCGAGGAGGAAGTTTGCCGCGAGCTTCAACACGTTCGCGGCCCCCGGCTCGTCGCCGACATCGTACACCTCGCGCGCGTACGGGGCGAGCAGATCCCGGGCCCGGGCGCGCCCGAGGGTTTCGCCCGAGACGAGGAACCACACCCGGCGCGCCGCGACCGCGTCCGGACGACCGAGCACGGGCGCCGCCACGTAGCCGACGCCGGCGGACCGGTGCTCGATTGCGAGTCGCCGCGCGGTCTCCGGGGCGATCGTGCTGGCGACGACATGGACCCCGCCCGGTCCGAGGCCCGCGATGACGCCCCCGGGCCCCCGGCTCACGGTCTCGACCGCGGCGTCGTCCGGGACGAACGTCACCACCATCCCGCCCGGAGAGGCCGCTTCGCGGGGCGAAGCCGCGAGGCGCGCGCCGAGACCCTCGAGACCTCGCGCCTTCGCCGGCGTGCGCGTGTGGACGACGACCTCGTGCCCCTGCGAAAGCAGATTTTCGGCAAAGGGCGTGCCCATGCGGCCGGCCCCGATGACGCCGACCTTCATTCAGCGCCGCTCCAGGGCCTCGATGAGCGCGGAGGCGACCTCGGCGCTTGATTGCGGATTCTGGCCGGTGATGAGACCGCCGTCCTTCACGACGTGGGAGGACCAGGGGGGACGCGTTTCCACCTGAGCGCCGAGCTCGCGAAGACGCGACTCGAGCAGGAACGGGACCTTGCCCTCGAGCTCGGATTCGCGCTCCTCCTCGTTCGTGAACCCCGCGACGCGCCGACCCGCGACGAGGGGGCGGCCGTCCGGGCGAACGGCCGCGACGAGCGCCGCGGGACCGTGGCACACGGCCGCGATCGGCTTGTCCTGGGCCGCGAAAAGGGACGCGACGTCCCCGACGGCGCGGTTCGCGAAGTCCACCATCGTCCCGTGGCCGCCCGGGAAGTAGACGGCATCGAATGCCGCCGCGTCCACCTCGGCGAGGGGAAGCGTGGTTTCGAGCGCGGCGCGCGCCTCGGCGTCGGCCGGATGGGATTTTTCTTCGCTTGCGGGGTCGATGGGGACCGCTCCGCCCTCGACGCTTGCGGCGACCACTTCGTGCCCGGCCCGCCGGAGTGCGGCGTAGGGGATCGCGAACTCCTCGAGCCAAAGGCCGGTCGGATGGGAGGCGTCGAGTCGGTCCGCGCTCGTGACGACGACGAGCACGCGCTTGCGCTCGGACATGCCGAGGGGTCGGGGCGGGTCGCCCTTGAGCGTTCTGGTGGTCTCGACGGTCCGGGGACCCCAACCTTGAAGGCCCACGTTTCCATCCGTGCCGCATGTCCCCGATCCTCGACGATCTCCTCGAAGGAAACGCGCGCTTCGTCGCGAACGGATGGGACCCGAAGGACCGCGAGCTCCCGTCGCCTCCCGCGAAAGGGCTCGCGATCGTCGCCTGCATGGACACGCGGTACAACGTCGAGCGCGTTCTCGGCCTCGAACATGGTGACGCGAAGGTGATCCGGAACGCGGGCAACCATGTGGACGACGGGACGCTCCGCAGCCTCATCGTGGCGGTGCACCTGCTCGGGGTCACCGAAATCGTGATCATGGGCCACACGAAGTGCGGCATGACCACGGTCGGGCGCGGCGAGTTCCGCATCGCGAAGAGCATCGCCTCGCGCTCGGCGGTTCCGCTCCACGAGGTCATGCGGCCCGATTTCCAGCGGTGGCTTGGCGGCATCCCCGACGTCGAGGACCATGTGCGCGAATCCGTCTCTCGGCTGAGGGCGCACCCGTTCATGCCCAAGGACATCCGCGTCCACGGGCTCATCTACGACAACGACACGGGTCGCGTCAAGCCCCTTCACTGAGGCGCGCGAGCCGCGCCGACCCCGTGCATGCGAGACGGGGACCCGATCGTGAAGCGCACCGTCGCGCCCGCGCCAGGGCGACCTTCGATCCACACCCGGCCTCCTTGACGCTCGACGAGCCGGCGAACGGTCGAAAGGCCGAGCCCCGACCCTTCGACGTGGCGCGCGTTCGCGAGCCGCCTGAAGGGTTCGA
Above is a genomic segment from Candidatus Thermoplasmatota archaeon containing:
- a CDS encoding DEAD/DEAH box helicase; this encodes MSDFDDLPITERAREAAHALGWREPTPIQAAVLPQLAAGRDVIGRAETGSGKTGAFGLFLTDAVADGGLKALVLAPTRELVVQIARDLNALGRGSPFRAVAAYGGVPHEDQLAALTDPATTCAVATTGRLLDLLEKRPRLLESVRFLVLDEADRMLDLGFLPDVERILRFIPGERQTALFTATMPKKVTDLARKYMSHPREVGVGAATPESATHHRIDVSSVHKHQALLALLAAERPERALVFARTREGAHDVARRLRESGIAAVSFAGDLDQAARDRVVAGFASGAHALVVATDVAARGLDIPGITHVVNFDAPEEADAYVHRAGRTARAGRAGRVFTLVGENDGARIVAAEREARVRLLPYRLPADDNAPPMRAAAPPKPVRRGGNAAGTARRRAPQAPANPLKREAKDVRKKGPEHSLPRSRRRDVDEDAES
- a CDS encoding CBS domain-containing protein, giving the protein MLAREIMSHPVLTAPEDATLRDVANLMRDRRIGGVPIVGRDERIVGIITVSDFAAKQHGIPFSLVHAPKVLGEWLGREGLEAIYERAGSKLARDIMTTPVVCGNEGDTLERIVELMLEHDVTRIPVVRDEVPVGIVARHDLLSLLSLRLAGRTEPTARP
- a CDS encoding NAD(P)-dependent oxidoreductase codes for the protein MKVGVIGAGRMGTPFAENLLSQGHEVVVHTRTPAKARGLEGLGARLAASPREAASPGGMVVTFVPDDAAVETVSRGPGGVIAGLGPGGVHVVASTIAPETARRLAIEHRSAGVGYVAAPVLGRPDAVAARRVWFLVSGETLGRARARDLLAPYAREVYDVGDEPGAANVLKLAANFLLATSLEAMAEAFTLAEKEGVPREEAADLLGRTIFASPVLSAYGRMIADHAYGEGGFATRLGLKDVKLVLESAEAAAAPMPLANLLRHRFEDAVAHGRGQLDWAAIGLEVAEAAGVHPTGTPQ
- a CDS encoding type 1 glutamine amidotransferase domain-containing protein, with amino-acid sequence MSERKRVLVVVTSADRLDASHPTGLWLEEFAIPYAALRRAGHEVVAASVEGGAVPIDPASEEKSHPADAEARAALETTLPLAEVDAAAFDAVYFPGGHGTMVDFANRAVGDVASLFAAQDKPIAAVCHGPAALVAAVRPDGRPLVAGRRVAGFTNEEERESELEGKVPFLLESRLRELGAQVETRPPWSSHVVKDGGLITGQNPQSSAEVASALIEALERR
- a CDS encoding carbonic anhydrase — protein: MSPILDDLLEGNARFVANGWDPKDRELPSPPAKGLAIVACMDTRYNVERVLGLEHGDAKVIRNAGNHVDDGTLRSLIVAVHLLGVTEIVIMGHTKCGMTTVGRGEFRIAKSIASRSAVPLHEVMRPDFQRWLGGIPDVEDHVRESVSRLRAHPFMPKDIRVHGLIYDNDTGRVKPLH